A genomic window from Camelina sativa cultivar DH55 chromosome 2, Cs, whole genome shotgun sequence includes:
- the LOC104742451 gene encoding oligopeptide transporter 4-like, which translates to MAIADEFSDEDTSPIEEVRLTVTNTDDPTLPVWTFRMWFLGLISCSLLSFLNQFFSYRTEPLVITQITVQVATLPIGHFLAKVLPKTRFGLPGCGSTRFSLNPGPFNMKEHVLISIFANAGSAFGSGSAYAVGIITIIKAFYRRNISFVAGWLLIITTQVLGYGWAGLLRKYVVEPAHMWWPSTLVQVSLFRALHEKDDQKMTRAKFFVIALVCSFGWYIVPGYLFTTLTSISWVCWAFPRSVTAQQIGSGMRGLGLGAFTLDWTAVASFLFSPLISPFFAIANAFFGYVLLIYIVLPIAYWGFDSYNATRFPIFSSHLFTSVGKTYDIPAIVNDKFELDLAKYEQQGRINLSMFFALTYGLGFATIASTLTHVALFYGREIIERFRVSYKGKEDIHTRLMKRYKDIPSWWFYSMLAVTLLISLALCVFLNDEVQMPWWGLVFASAMAFIFTLPISIITATTNQTPGLNIITEYAMGLIYPGRPIANVCFKVYGYMSMAQAVSFLNDFKLGHYMKIPPRSMFLVQFIGTILAGTINITVAWWQLNSIKNICQEELLPPNSPWTCPGDRVFFDASVIWGLVGPKRIFGSQGNYAAMNWFFLGGALGPVLVWSLHKAFPKRSWIPLVNLPVLLGATAMMPPATAVNYNSWILVGTIFNLFVFRYRKSWWQRYNYVLSAAMDAGVAFMAVLLYFSVGMEEKSLDWWGTRGEHCDLAKCPTARGVIVDGCPVK; encoded by the exons ATGGCCATCGCCGACGAATTCTCCGATGAAGACACATCGCCAATTGAAGAAGTCCGTCTAACGGTAACAAACACAGACGACCCAACACTACCTGTATGGACGTTCAGGATGTGGTTCTTAGGTCTAATCTCATGTTCTCTCCTCTCGTTCCTCAACCAATTCTTCTCGTACCGAACCGAACCGTTAGTAATCACTCAAATCACGGTTCAGGTCGCTACGCTCCCAATCGGTCACTTCTTGGCCAAAGTGCTTCCCAAAACCCGGTTTGGTTTACCAGGCTGTGGATCCACCCGGTTCTCGTTAAACCCGGGTCCGTTTAACATGAAAGAGCACGTTTTGATATCGATATTTGCGAATGCGGGTAGTGCGTTCGGATCCGGGTCGGCTTATGCGGTTGGTATCATCACAATTATTAAAGCTTTCTATCGCAGGAATATCTCTTTTGTTGCCGgttggctcctcatcatcaCTACCCAG GTGTTGGGATATGGATGGGCTGGTTTGCTTAGGAAATATGTGGTCGAACCAGCTCACATGTGGTGGCCTAGCACTCTGGTTCAAGTATCATTGTTTCG GGCATTGCATGAGAAGGACGACCAAAAGATGACGAGAGCAAAATTCTTTGTCATAGCATTAGTCTGCAGTTTTGGATGGTACATAGTCCCTGGCTATCTTTTCACAACACTCACAAGCATCTCATGGGTTTGTTGGGCATTTCCAAGATCAGTCACCGCTCAACAGATCGGTTCGGGAATGAGAGGTCTCGGTCTTGGAGCCTTCACACTCGACTGGACTGCGGTTGCCTCTTTCTTGTTCAGTCCACTTATCAGCCCATTCTTCGCCATCGCTAATGCTTTCTTCGGTTATGTTCTCTTGATCTACATCGTGTTGCCTATAGCCTATTGGGGATTTGATTCTTACAATGCTACGAGGTTTCCTATATTTTCGTCCCATCTTTTCACATCAGTTGGCAAAACATACGATATTCCTGCGATCGTGAATGATAAATTTGAGCTCGATTTGGCTAAGTATGAGCAACAAGGAAGGATCAACTTGAGCATGTTCTTTGCTCTTACCTATGGGCTTGGTTTCGCCACCATTGCTTCTACACTCACTCACGTAGCTCTCTTCTATGGCAG GGAGATTATAGAGAGGTTTCGAGTTTCATATAAAGGCAAAGAAGATATACACACTAGGTTAATGAAGAGATATAAAGACATCCCTTCATGGTGGTTTTACTCGATGTTGGCTGTTACACTACTTATCTCTCTTGCGTTATGTGTTTTCTTGAACGATGAGGTTCAAATGCCTTGGTGGGGACTTGTGTTTGCAAGCGCGATGGCTTTCATCTTTACACTTCCCATAAGCATCATAACCGCAACAACTAACCAA ACACCGGGGTTGAATATAATAACAGAGTACGCAATGGGACTCATTTACCCGGGACGACCTATCGCAAACGTATGCTTCAAAGTCTATGGATACATGAGTATGGCACAAGCTGTCTCTTTCCTAAATGACTTTAAACTTGGTCATTACATGAAGATCCCACCAAGATCCATGTTCTTGGTTCAATTCATCGGTACAATTCTTGCCGGAACAATCAACATAACGGTCGCATGGTGGCAATTAAACTCTATCAAAAACATATGTCAAGAGGAACTTCTACCTCCCAACAGTCCATGGACATGTCCTGGTGACCGTGTTTTCTTCGATGCATCGGTCATTTGGGGATTGGTCGGACCAAAACGGATCTTCGGTTCTCAAGGAAACTATGCGGCCATGAACTGGTTTTTCCTCGGAGGCGCGTTAGGACCAGTCTTAGTGTGGTCATTGCACAAAGCGTTCCCAAAACGTTCGTGGATTCCACTTGTGAATCTCCCTGTTCTTCTAGGAGCAACGGCAATGATGCCACCTGCGACCGCAGTGAACTACAATTCGTGGATATTGGTCGGGACGATATTCAACTTGTTTGTGTTCCGGTACCGGAAAAGTTGGTGGCAGAGGTATAACTACGTTCTGTCAGCGGCTATGGACGCCGGTGTAGCTTTCATGGCGGTTTTGTTGTACTTCTCGGTGGGGATGGAGGAGAAGAGTTTGGATTGGTGGGGAACAAGAGGTGAACACTGTGATCTAGCTAAGTGTCCAACCGCTAGAGGAGTAATTGTTGATGGTTGTCCGGTTAAATAA